From one Streptomyces sp. Q6 genomic stretch:
- a CDS encoding DUF3105 domain-containing protein yields the protein MGSAKNTSAASRRDRIEEMRRADRSRERRGRIAIVAVSAVVVAALVGVGAWAVTKGDDGSSDKAESKAAGSASGHFTYDKDGVGTWSGKLARNHVAKKVSYPMTPPVGGDHNQVWMNCNGDVYEKALANENAVHALEHGAVWVTYNDKAADADVKALAAKVKQTPYTLMSPVEDQKDPIMLSAWGHQRTVKSASDPAVASFLATFVQGKQTPEPGAACTGGLSQ from the coding sequence ATGGGTTCCGCGAAGAACACGTCCGCCGCGTCCCGCCGTGACCGTATAGAGGAGATGCGCCGCGCCGACCGGTCCCGGGAGCGGCGCGGCCGGATCGCGATAGTGGCCGTGAGCGCCGTGGTCGTGGCGGCCCTGGTCGGCGTCGGCGCGTGGGCCGTGACCAAGGGGGACGACGGGTCCTCGGACAAGGCCGAGTCCAAGGCCGCCGGCTCGGCGTCCGGGCACTTCACGTACGACAAGGACGGCGTCGGCACCTGGAGCGGCAAGCTCGCCCGCAACCACGTCGCGAAGAAGGTCTCCTACCCGATGACGCCCCCGGTCGGCGGCGACCACAACCAGGTGTGGATGAACTGCAACGGCGACGTCTACGAGAAGGCGCTCGCGAACGAGAACGCCGTGCACGCCCTTGAGCACGGCGCGGTCTGGGTGACGTACAACGACAAGGCCGCCGACGCCGACGTGAAGGCGCTGGCGGCCAAGGTGAAGCAGACGCCGTACACGCTGATGAGCCCGGTCGAGGACCAGAAGGACCCGATCATGCTCAGCGCGTGGGGCCACCAGCGGACCGTGAAGAGCGCCTCGGACCCCGCGGTCGCCTCCTTCCTCGCCACGTTCGTGCAGGGCAAGCAGACGCCCGAGCCGGGGGCGGCCTGCACGGGCGGTCTGTCGCAGTGA
- a CDS encoding transposase family protein, which translates to MAGVLRAERVWVETFTGLSMEQFGRLLRVVRDRGGNGTLRGRPWCLPLAERVLIVAVYYRTNLTMRQLGPLFGTSSSTVCRVIQKLGPLLALEPVARPADAADRLWIVDGTLIPVRDRHVGSSSRNYRFSANVQVIVDADTRLVIAAARPVPGTTADAHAWRASGLAQHCQGVTMLADGAYLNCGMVTPHRKRPRRELLAGEEADNAAHRTVRARVEHVIGRMKNYKILRDCRQHGDGLHHAVQAVAQMHNLALAS; encoded by the coding sequence ATGGCTGGGGTGTTGAGGGCTGAACGGGTGTGGGTGGAGACGTTCACGGGGCTGTCGATGGAGCAGTTCGGGCGGCTGCTGAGGGTGGTCCGTGACCGAGGCGGCAACGGCACGCTGCGGGGCCGTCCGTGGTGTCTGCCGCTGGCCGAACGGGTCTTGATCGTGGCCGTGTACTACCGCACCAACCTGACCATGCGGCAGCTCGGGCCGCTGTTCGGGACCTCTTCCTCGACCGTGTGCCGGGTGATCCAGAAGCTCGGCCCGCTGCTCGCGCTGGAGCCGGTGGCCCGTCCGGCCGACGCGGCGGACCGGTTGTGGATCGTGGACGGCACCCTCATCCCGGTCCGCGACCGGCACGTCGGCTCCTCCTCACGCAACTACCGGTTCTCCGCAAACGTGCAGGTCATTGTGGATGCCGACACCCGTCTCGTGATCGCCGCGGCCCGGCCGGTGCCGGGCACCACCGCGGACGCGCACGCCTGGCGGGCCTCCGGCCTGGCCCAGCACTGCCAGGGCGTGACCATGCTGGCCGACGGCGCCTACCTCAACTGCGGGATGGTCACCCCGCACCGCAAACGCCCCCGACGCGAGCTGCTGGCGGGCGAGGAGGCCGACAACGCCGCCCATCGCACGGTGCGGGCCCGGGTGGAGCATGTGATCGGCCGGATGAAGAACTACAAGATCCTCCGCGACTGCCGGCAGCACGGCGACGGCCTTCACCACGCCGTCCAAGCCGTCGCCCAGATGCACAACCTCGCCCTCGCCTCATGA
- a CDS encoding glutamine synthetase family protein, which produces MDKQQEFVLRTLEERDIRFVRLWFTDVLGFLKSVAVAPAELEQAFDEGIGFDGSAIEGFARVYESDMIAKPDPATFQVLPWRAEAPGTARMFCDILMPDGSPSFADPRYVLKRALAKTSDLGFTFYTHPEIEFFLLKDKPLDGSRPTPADNSGYFDHTPQNVGMDFRRQAITMLESMGISVEFSHHEGAPGQQEIDLRYADALSTADNIMTFRLVMKQVALEQGVQATFMPKPFSEHPGSGMHTHLSLFEGDRNAFYESGSEYQLSKVGRSFIAGLLKHAAEISAVTNQWVNSYKRIWGGSERTAGAGGEAPSYICWGHNNRSALIRVPMYKPGKTGSARVEVRSIDSGANPYLTYAVLLAAGLKGIEEGYELPPGADDDVWALSDAERRAMGIEPLPQNLGEAIALMERSELVAETLGEHVYDFFLRNKKQEWEEYRSEVTAFELRKNLPVL; this is translated from the coding sequence ATGGACAAGCAGCAGGAATTCGTGCTCCGGACCCTGGAGGAGCGCGACATCCGGTTCGTACGTCTGTGGTTCACGGACGTGCTGGGCTTCCTGAAGTCGGTGGCCGTGGCCCCGGCGGAGCTGGAGCAGGCCTTCGACGAGGGCATCGGCTTTGACGGCTCGGCGATCGAGGGCTTCGCCCGGGTCTACGAGTCCGACATGATCGCCAAGCCGGACCCGGCCACGTTCCAGGTCCTGCCGTGGCGTGCGGAGGCCCCCGGCACGGCGCGCATGTTCTGCGACATCCTGATGCCCGACGGATCCCCGTCCTTCGCCGACCCGCGCTACGTCCTCAAGCGCGCCCTGGCCAAGACCTCCGACCTCGGCTTCACCTTCTACACCCACCCCGAGATCGAGTTCTTCCTCCTCAAGGACAAGCCGCTCGACGGCTCGCGCCCCACGCCCGCCGACAACTCCGGCTACTTCGACCACACCCCGCAGAACGTGGGCATGGACTTCCGCCGCCAGGCGATCACCATGCTCGAATCGATGGGCATCTCGGTCGAGTTCAGCCACCACGAGGGCGCCCCCGGCCAGCAGGAGATCGATCTGCGCTACGCCGACGCGCTCTCCACGGCGGACAACATCATGACGTTCCGCCTGGTCATGAAGCAGGTGGCGCTGGAGCAGGGCGTCCAGGCGACCTTCATGCCGAAGCCGTTCTCGGAGCACCCGGGCAGCGGCATGCACACGCACCTCTCGCTCTTCGAGGGCGACCGCAACGCGTTCTACGAGTCGGGCTCGGAGTACCAACTCTCCAAGGTGGGCCGCTCGTTCATCGCGGGTCTGCTGAAGCACGCGGCGGAGATCTCGGCCGTCACGAACCAGTGGGTCAACTCCTACAAGCGCATCTGGGGCGGCTCGGAGCGCACGGCCGGCGCCGGCGGCGAGGCGCCCTCGTACATCTGCTGGGGCCACAACAACCGCTCGGCGCTCATCCGTGTCCCGATGTACAAGCCCGGCAAGACCGGCTCGGCCCGGGTCGAGGTCCGCTCCATCGACTCCGGCGCCAACCCGTACCTCACCTACGCGGTCCTCCTCGCCGCCGGCCTCAAGGGCATCGAAGAGGGCTACGAGCTCCCGCCGGGCGCCGACGACGACGTCTGGGCCCTCTCCGACGCCGAGCGCCGCGCGATGGGCATCGAGCCCCTGCCGCAGAACCTCGGCGAGGCCATCGCCCTGATGGAGCGCTCGGAACTGGTCGCGGAGACGCTCGGCGAACACGTGTACGACTTCTTCCTGCGCAACAAGAAGCAGGAGTGGGAGGAGTACCGCAGCGAGGTCACCGCCTTCGAGCTCCGCAAGAACCTGCCGGTGCTGTAA